GCAAAAACATCCAAATTGCTCGCTTGGCTGGGAAGCCAGCTTACCGCATTGGTGTCTCCTGCTGAGACCATGGGCGGATACGCGGGGCCGCGTTCGATATAAGCAAAGCGTTGGGTTGCCTTTGGGGCTAGTCCACCTGCCATCGCAATGAGCTCAGCTAGCGTGGTTTGGCCATGGACAATCGGATAGGAGCCAGGATAGCGTACAGCACCTGTAACCAAGACATAAGGCTGGCGATGTACCAAAAACTGAACGTGATCTCCAGGCCTGAGCTGTGGTGCACGAGCGGGATCTGCCAGCAAATCAGCAATCGCAAACTCCTGAACCATAACCTGCACGCTATCTGAGCCAGCCACAGGCCGGCTTAGCCGAACGCGGTCGAATCGGGTTAGTCCTTCCTGGCCTGCAGCCAATAGCAACACGTCTAGGAGCGTGTCGCCTGCACGATAGTCATACAGACCAGGATAGGGGACTTCGCCAAAAACAAACACCACATCCCGGTTCGTGTGAAACGCAGGGACCTCCACTACGTCGCCATCGGTCAAGTAAGGGTTCTGCGAAAGGTCTCCTATCGCATAGTAGCGCACCAAGTCTAGGTGTTCGGTTTCCCCGTTGCGGTGATGCAGGCGTACGTTTCGTAAAGAAGGTTGATAGAAGGCATGCAGCGCTGTACGTGCCGAACCAATGGCTGCAGCGTTTTCTCCTTTTTCTTCCTCTTCAGGCAAACGAGGTGAAGTAAAGGCTTGCTGCAGAATATCACTAACGCGGGCAGTAGCAGAAGCGAGAAAGCGCCCTGGCACCGGTACGGCACCAGTCACATGCACATAAAACGTGCGAGGGCGGCTCAGCGTCACCTCGACCGGCACATTGCGATAGTACGCCTTAAGCAAGCTTTGCGCAGCTTCTTGCACCTCGGCCAGTATGCGCTCGCTTGCGTTTAGCGCCCCAGCTTCTGGGATGACCAGACTGCCGGTAGCCGATACTTCTACGGTGAAGGTTTGGGGTGGCGTGCTCCCGATGGTCACCATAAACTGATCGCCAGGGCCTACCCGATAACGATGCGGATCGATGGGGCCTTCGAGCGCGAGTGCCGAAGGGGTCCCAGGCGGCTCAAGACGACGTAATAGTTCAACGGAAACCGGCTCCGCTTGCCTGGCAGGCATGCCTAAGTTTTGAGCGGCTGCCGTCCCTAAAAACCCTCCTAGCAATGCAAAGACTACCCAAGTGCCGTAACGATGCATCGTCCGTACCCTCAAACTGGTGTGGAAGGCGAGAAAACAAAATTGTAGCAAACTTGGCCGATAGGCGTCAGATCAAAGGCAAGGCATTAGTACTTTAACCCTTAATC
This sequence is a window from Rhodothermus bifroesti. Protein-coding genes within it:
- a CDS encoding polysaccharide biosynthesis/export family protein is translated as MPARQAEPVSVELLRRLEPPGTPSALALEGPIDPHRYRVGPGDQFMVTIGSTPPQTFTVEVSATGSLVIPEAGALNASERILAEVQEAAQSLLKAYYRNVPVEVTLSRPRTFYVHVTGAVPVPGRFLASATARVSDILQQAFTSPRLPEEEEKGENAAAIGSARTALHAFYQPSLRNVRLHHRNGETEHLDLVRYYAIGDLSQNPYLTDGDVVEVPAFHTNRDVVFVFGEVPYPGLYDYRAGDTLLDVLLLAAGQEGLTRFDRVRLSRPVAGSDSVQVMVQEFAIADLLADPARAPQLRPGDHVQFLVHRQPYVLVTGAVRYPGSYPIVHGQTTLAELIAMAGGLAPKATQRFAYIERGPAYPPMVSAGDTNAVSWLPSQASNLDVFAKISLAQNLQQRWLLVDLENAWAGRGPNTRLFDGDRVYFPEDRNSVLVVGHVPRPGYVPYVPGQSARYYVSEAGGPGPRPRGIYVFNTATGRVREGLQTPVASGDVIFVDAQPAPDTPEMARLVLEEQASRRQSRMQTAQVILSTFATIAGIITAYAAITR